The [Eubacterium] siraeum genome contains a region encoding:
- the dxr gene encoding 1-deoxy-D-xylulose-5-phosphate reductoisomerase, with translation MIKNIALLGSTGSIGTQTLDVCRMHGIKPIALCAAKNTELLEKQAREFMPEAVCIYDENRYSDMRQRLSDIDIKVLCGMDGLCEVSSLKTDAVVNSVVGMVGLRPTLAALDAGNKVALANKETLVTGGELVMKKAKEKNLPILPIDSEHSAIFQSLMASGGSGIERILLTASGGPFFGYSYEKLKTVTKAQALKHPNWNMGQKITTDSATLMNKGLELIEAVWLFGVTPEKVEVNVHRQSILHSAVEFEDGSVIGQMGVPDMRIPIQFALTYPERLPSPAKRLSLFDVGTMTFEKADEETFLCLKYAKKMIARGGTACTVLNSANEAAVGLFLEDKIPFYRIGELVADACENVREHKEVTLGNILDSENTAREYVIAHA, from the coding sequence ATTATAAAGAATATAGCCCTGCTCGGCAGTACAGGCTCGATAGGTACACAGACGCTTGACGTATGCCGTATGCACGGTATTAAACCGATTGCACTTTGTGCCGCAAAAAACACCGAACTTCTTGAAAAGCAGGCTCGTGAATTTATGCCGGAAGCTGTCTGCATATATGACGAAAACCGTTACAGCGATATGAGGCAGCGGCTTTCCGATATAGATATAAAGGTGCTGTGCGGAATGGATGGGCTGTGTGAGGTGTCATCACTGAAAACGGACGCTGTTGTAAATTCGGTCGTAGGTATGGTAGGGCTTCGTCCTACTCTTGCGGCACTTGACGCAGGCAACAAGGTGGCACTTGCTAACAAGGAAACGCTTGTTACGGGCGGCGAGCTTGTTATGAAAAAGGCGAAGGAGAAAAACCTGCCGATACTGCCGATAGACAGCGAGCATTCCGCTATATTCCAGTCGCTTATGGCAAGCGGAGGAAGCGGTATCGAGCGTATACTGCTTACGGCATCGGGCGGTCCGTTTTTCGGATACAGCTATGAAAAGCTGAAAACAGTAACAAAGGCACAGGCGCTGAAGCACCCTAACTGGAACATGGGACAGAAGATAACAACAGACAGCGCAACGCTTATGAACAAGGGGCTTGAGCTTATAGAGGCGGTGTGGCTGTTCGGAGTTACTCCTGAAAAAGTGGAGGTAAATGTTCACAGACAGAGCATTTTGCACTCTGCGGTCGAGTTCGAGGACGGCTCGGTCATAGGTCAGATGGGTGTACCCGATATGAGAATACCGATACAGTTTGCGCTGACCTATCCCGAAAGGTTACCGTCACCGGCAAAAAGGCTTTCTCTTTTTGATGTCGGCACTATGACGTTTGAAAAAGCGGACGAGGAAACGTTCCTGTGTCTTAAATACGCAAAGAAGATGATAGCAAGGGGCGGTACAGCCTGCACTGTGCTTAACAGCGCAAACGAGGCGGCTGTCGGACTTTTCCTTGAGGATAAGATACCGTTTTACCGCATAGGAGAGCTTGTTGCCGACGCTTGTGAAAATGTGAGGGAGCATAAAGAGGTAACGCTCGGCAATATACTGGACAGTGAAAACACGGCAAGGGAATATGTAATTGCCCACGCTTAG
- a CDS encoding phosphatidate cytidylyltransferase, whose protein sequence is MVTRIVTALVAIPIGILIIALNNEILYYVAMTAFSVIAVYEMLVTTKYLKNKFTSAVSLIFAAVTPIIFWIEPLRNNVKLIYFGFVVIMLLGMLFNHEKARFEQVALVAFVSITIPLALCSIAFIRSRFPDHAMFLIVYTMVSAWVGDAGAYFVGTFFGKHKMCPAISPKKTWEGFVGGIITSGVFAVIMSFAYELIDSIINGGVHTFSVNWVYLTVMALVISGLGVVGDLSASLVKRECSVKDFGNILPGHGGILDRFDSVLLAAPFAYMMFQIYFPITPIA, encoded by the coding sequence ATGGTAACCAGAATAGTGACCGCACTGGTAGCGATACCGATCGGTATTTTAATAATAGCACTGAACAACGAGATACTTTACTATGTTGCTATGACGGCTTTTTCTGTCATAGCGGTATATGAAATGTTAGTTACGACCAAATATCTGAAGAATAAGTTCACATCAGCCGTAAGCCTTATATTTGCGGCTGTAACACCTATTATTTTCTGGATAGAACCGCTCAGGAACAACGTAAAGCTGATTTACTTCGGCTTTGTTGTAATAATGCTTCTGGGAATGCTGTTCAATCACGAGAAGGCAAGATTTGAGCAGGTCGCACTTGTTGCGTTTGTATCGATTACGATACCTCTTGCGCTCTGCTCGATAGCATTTATACGCTCAAGGTTTCCGGATCACGCTATGTTCCTTATAGTTTATACTATGGTGAGCGCATGGGTGGGAGATGCCGGTGCGTATTTTGTCGGAACGTTTTTCGGCAAGCATAAGATGTGTCCTGCGATAAGCCCCAAGAAAACGTGGGAGGGCTTTGTCGGAGGTATAATAACATCGGGCGTTTTTGCGGTTATAATGAGCTTTGCGTATGAGCTTATCGACAGCATAATAAACGGCGGAGTGCATACATTCAGCGTGAACTGGGTGTATCTCACTGTTATGGCGCTTGTTATATCGGGACTCGGCGTAGTCGGAGATCTCTCTGCGTCACTTGTAAAGCGTGAATGTTCTGTAAAAGATTTCGGCAACATATTACCCGGACACGGCGGTATTCTTGACCGTTTTGACAGTGTTCTGCTTGCCGCACCGTTTGCATATATGATGTTCCAGATATACTTCCCCATAACCCCAATAGCATAA
- the uppS gene encoding polyprenyl diphosphate synthase — protein sequence MADLNKDALTCVPLHVGFIMDGNGRWAKKRGLPRKAGHSQGAKVFRRTVEDCRDIGIKYCTFYAFSTENWKRPKDEVDAIMKLLVKYLDDIRSMAQKNTRIIFLGDKSAFDDDIQARLVEIEEISKNNDGLYVLVALNYGGKDEILTAAKRLARDYKEGKVDLDGFTEDDFDNYLYTKGIPPVDLIIRPSGEQRTSNFLIWQGAYAELLFMDVLWPDFSKKDLIAACDEYARRNRRFGGL from the coding sequence TTGGCTGATTTGAATAAGGATGCTTTGACCTGTGTTCCGCTCCATGTCGGATTTATTATGGACGGAAACGGCAGGTGGGCGAAAAAAAGAGGACTTCCGAGAAAGGCGGGTCATTCACAGGGTGCAAAGGTATTCAGGCGCACTGTTGAGGATTGCCGTGACATCGGAATAAAATATTGCACATTCTATGCGTTTTCAACGGAAAACTGGAAACGTCCGAAGGATGAAGTTGACGCCATAATGAAGCTGCTTGTAAAATATCTTGACGATATACGCAGTATGGCTCAGAAGAATACAAGGATAATCTTTCTCGGGGATAAGTCTGCGTTTGATGATGACATACAGGCAAGGCTTGTCGAGATCGAAGAAATATCAAAGAATAATGACGGTCTGTATGTTCTTGTAGCGCTCAATTACGGCGGTAAGGATGAGATACTGACTGCGGCAAAACGTCTTGCAAGGGATTATAAAGAGGGTAAGGTCGATCTTGACGGCTTTACGGAAGACGATTTTGACAATTATCTTTATACTAAGGGCATTCCTCCTGTCGACCTTATTATAAGGCCGAGCGGAGAGCAGAGAACCTCAAACTTCCTTATCTGGCAGGGAGCTTATGCGGAGCTTTTGTTTATGGATGTTCTGTGGCCGGATTTTTCAAAGAAGGATCTTATTGCGGCTTGTGACGAGTACGCAAGGAGAAACAGAAGATTCGGCGGACTGTAA